The genome window TCTATGACCTTCTAAAGCAGCAACTCGGAGAGAATTTCTCCCATCGTAGCCTCTCTGATCAATGTTAGATTTATTTTCCAGTAATATCTGTACACAATCATAGTGACCTTCTTGTGCAGCCAGTATGAAAGGTATACGTCCATCATTATCAATTTCATTTGTTCTAGCACCTTGTTCTATAAGTGCTTCACATATCAACCTGTGACCTTCAAAAGCTGCCATGTGCAAAGGTGTCCATCCTGCATCATCTCTATGATTTTCATCTAGTCCTCTGTCCAGCAGAGTCCGTACTACTTCAACATTACCTTGGGCAGAGGCTATACTAAGAACTGTTCGCCCTTCACTATCAATGCTATCCACAGCAGCACCCCAAAATAAAAGAGTATTTACAACTGAAGCATGGCCCATAGAAGCTGCTGCCAGAAGGGGTGTACGACCATTATTGTCAGTGTGATCCACATCAGCTCCTCCTTCTAGAAGTAAGTCAACAACATCTACATGTCCTTCGTAGGCAGCTACCAGCAGTGGAGTCATACCATCTTTGTCACAATGATCTACTTCAGCACCACGGTCAATTAAAAGGCTAACCACTGAAGCATGCCCCTTACTAGCAGGTACACAAAGTGCAGCAACAGACAGAGCAGTCCTTCCATCCACATCCTCATGATTTACCTCTGCACCATGGTCAAGGAggtgctccacaatctctttaTGTCCCATGTATGCTGCTGCAATCAAAGCCGTTCTACCTTCATTATCAGCTTTGTTGACTTCAGCTCCATGTTGTAGCAGATTCAGCACTATATCTTCATGTCCTCCCCATGCCGCTGCTCTCAAGGCTGTTCTACTGTCAGCATCTGCACAATCCACTTTGACTCCAGCGTAAAGGAGTGCAGAAACCACCTCGGTGTGTCCACCCCAAGCTGCAGATCGTAGTGCTGTCCAGCCATCATGATCAGTGTGATTTACATTAGCCCCACATCCAATCAAACAATTGACAACCTTGGTATGTCCTTGTCGAGCAGCTAAAGTAAGTGCTGTCTGCCCATGAGTATCTTCTATTTCTAAATCTGCTCCTCTAGAAACAAGTAAGTTAACAACATCAAGATTACCACTATACGCAGCATTAGCTAACAGTGTTCTCCCATTTGAATCACACTGATTTACTGATGCCCCATTATCTAACAGGGTACGAATGGAATCTTCTCTTTCCAGAGCTTGTCGTACAATGCAAGATGTACGGTCATCTTCACTGTTGACATGAGCACCAGCTTTTACTAGCAGCTGTAGTACTTCCTGCTCTTTCGGGATTAAAGTGGACAAAGAGTCTTTGACTGGTGTGCCATTCCATATCATCCACAAAGCCAACTCAGAAGTCTCTAACTGCAAATTTGAATTAATTAGATGCAAAGCAAATTCTTGGGCCTCTAATGGTGTCAAATCCTTTGCTCGACAGGTGTAACTCATTGCTAACATTCTGTGTCCCTCTGCTGCATTACATAAATATTTCTGTGTACAGTGCTTTACATCCAGCAGCCATTCTGCAAAACTGTAATGAAATAAAATTTTAGTATTTCCTAGCCCATCAACAAGAACTTTTGACAGAACATCTAGTTTGCGTTGAAAGTCTTCCATAGTCAATGTCATGTTTTTGGTCCACACTGCATGATACAATTCTATTGTAGTCAATGGCCTACAAGCTGCAAGAATTACATTCAGAATTGGCTGGACCTTTGCAAactgttttcttacaaaaagcCTCTGACAAAGCCAGAGATATAGGCCATTTAGTGTTCCAGGAATGTCACGGATCTCTCTTAGCATGATAAAATTTTCCACAACTCCATCTAGGACACGTTCTAGATATAAAAAGCAACCACTGCTTTTGATGTGAAGCTGGTTCAGCATTTCTGCAGTTTCTTTTGTGAGATGTTGTCTCAGTGCTTCTTCTTGATCTAAACGATGGAGAATATACTGCTGCACATCTTTCACAATATATGCCTTTCGGAGATCATCTAGACTTATTTTTCGAAAACCTATTAAAAAGAGACAAGAAAGATAAAGGTCAATGAACAATTCTGTGGTTTAGTTTTCTACTGGTTTTGGTTGTTCAatattacaaaagaaaaagaaggctTTTGGACAGGAAGTTTGGGAAACAGGAGAAATGATGTATGTATTAACACAGTATATCTGAAATTCAATGATAAATATCTAAACTAATAACAGTAGCTGAGAACTGTGCTATAATATATAAAGAAGCATATTTTTTCATATTCCAGCAAAAAGAGAAATGTACATTAGTAAACAAAACTGAACTGGACCATGGGACAGGGACTGAGACACTGTCAAACAATGCCAAGCACGCTGAcagtacataaataaataatcgGAAATAGTAAAAAAAACTGATCTGCACCCTTAACATAAAAACACATTCTATATTAGGAATATGAGATATTTAGGAACATAGttgtctttgtttgtttgtttgacggACCATCTAGCCCAACAGCTCAGCCTTTGGTTCATCTTGACTCCACTTCTCGCTTTTTAAGAATACTCTTTAATTCATTTGAAAGTTGAAATCTAATCTTGGCTTCACAATCATCTACTCAATAATTTTAATATACTTATTATCCTTTGTGTGAAAGAGTTCTGCCCAAATTTCCATTTACTCAAACTTCCTTAACTTTCAGATTATGACATTTAATTTTTCAACCTCTTAGAAGTCcataattaatcatgattaatctgTTGCATAATTTGGGGATTTTCTATTAGGTCACTTGACGCTGCTTTTTGAACAAGAAAGACTTTGTTTAGTTTAGATTCTTTAGATCTGTTCCCCTCACCTCCCACAAACCTACACTGAAACTCTTCAAGGCAAAAAATTGTGATACCACAATGACTTAAGCAAACGAGTAGCCCTACTAAAGTCAAGGGGTACTCGGAGcatactgaagtcaacagataCAATGATGAATTCATATTATATGAAGATGATGAAGTAGTTTCCAGTTCATTAACTGAGGAGGATGTTACACTTCATTTACGAGGcataatcatttaaaaatcagtaggactggataacttgcacccaagagtcctaaGAAGATTTGGCCGAGGAGATTTCTGGCCcactaatatttttaataaatcttggtgtaacgtgccaatatttaaaaaggtaagCATGATGACCCAGATTCTAATAAGCaagttagcctgacatcaattctgggcaaaataatggaatatcTGATATGGGGTTcaattgataaagaattaaaggttaGAAATACAATTAATGCCcatcaacactgcaaacaaaccttatttcattctttgatgagattacaaatttagCTGATAAAGGTAACTGCGTAGATATAATATACGTACATTTTTGACTTAGCACCACAcaaaacattctgattaaaaataaataagtactCCACAGTACTGACAGAGCACACGTGAAATAGATTAAAAACCAGCCAtttgacagatctcaaaaaattGTCAATGAGGAATCAtaatcaaatgaaatgtttctagTGCGGTTCTACAGGGATCAATACTAGgcccaatcctattcaacattttcatcaatgatctgaaaGTAAACATAACATCACtgttgataaaatttgcagataacaaaGACCGGTGGAGTGTTAAATAATGATGTCAGTCATACAGAGTGATGTGACTCACTTGGTAACTTGGGCACATTCAAAGAAAATACATGTGAAAAAGTCACCCCTTGAGCAACACAAGCTACATTGTCCTAAGCACTGGTCACaccagcactatgttggtgggagagcatctcctgccgacatagcttccgcctctctcagaggtggagtaattatgcatCTTCACCACACATACTATAGCTGTGCCGATGTAGCGTTGTGGTATAGACTTGCCCTGAGAAACTtaaatctgtttaatttatcaaaagAAGAATGAGAGGTGACTCAATTACAGTCCACACATACCAGGGAGAAAGTACCAAGTTCtaaaaggctctttaatctagtggatgAAAGCACGACAAGAATCAATGGCAATCAACTGAAGCCAAACACATTTCAATTAGaaatcaggctttttttttttttttttataaacagtgACAGCGataaccattgaaacaaactaCTATGGGATTCCCCACCTTTTGATATCTTCAGATCAAGATGGTGTCTTTTTGGAAGACATGGCTTAGTGAAAAACAAATTATTGAGCtcatacaggagtaactgggtgaaattaaaTTGTCTATGATATACAGCACGTCAGACTAGACGATGCCTTAAAAACTCTATGAACCTATGACTATTCCTGTGCTTAAATCTTTGCAGGCCCAGGATATCTGAGATGATGACCTTGTGTAAGTGTAAAAGTACAAGTAGGATCTAAAAAAGTACCTAACAGAATAACAGTATTACTACTTATTTATCTTCCTCATTAAAACATAGTAAGCTATTAGCCTTTTTAAAAGTTGCTAAACACTGGGGTGAGGATTTCAGTACTTCCCCACTATTCTGTATTACCTAAATAACCGTGTTCTTTAAAGTGCTGACTGATTTCTGTATCTAGCAAAAATAAATTTCAACACAAGTACTAAAAACCTCTTTAAAATGGACTAATCTGAATCTTAAAAAATGATCCAGGCAGGTAAGAACAATAGTAATTACTAGTATTGCCCTCtgaacattaaaattttaaaatactctAATGCTGAGAGTTGAATACACTGTACATTTCAGAGAGAATTAAGCAtaccattttaatattttactcAATTCTTGTTTGAAATTTATGCAGCTATTTTGATTTGGAACAATATTATAGTTATATACTGTAGAAAAGGATAATTCACTCACATTAGAGGAAATTATGGTTAACAACAAATGCATAATGATGGAGAATTtccaagttaaaaataaatacaatttactGCTGATAGCGTGATCAACTTAATCTCCCTTAACAGCCTTCAAAATATTGAAAGCAGACACTATCAGAGAGCTATTTAAATATCCTTTTAATCCTGTAAATTGCACAGTATATGATTCTGCAAATGAAGGTTGTAACGGAGATCAATTTCCAACTTCTTCAGCAGTACAACGAACCAGGTTTCCTCAATGTCATGTGGTCCCTTTGTCTTCCTCTCTGTTCTTAAGAGGAAGAAGGGAAATTATTATACATACAAGAATGCTATACTTGGAAATATGTCAAAACTGGACTCTTGGAAGTTTTAGTAGCCTGCCTATTCCCAGAATGTAGCAGATGGATAGAATGTAGTGTATAAAAAAATTCAGTTACATGTAGCACACAATCGATCTCTGTCATTTGAAACATCAGCCTTGAGAGTGCCAAGTTTTGTATTTGCCACAGATCCAGTTTTTTTTCTTAACAATAAAACATAACAATGCTTGCATACCATTTTTCTGGAAGCTACAGAACTCTAAGAAACACTAGAAGTCACAAAAACAGCAATTTAAGTtgctgagtaaaaaaaaaaataattctaggCCACAATTGTACCTCACCATTCCAGAGAGAGACAGTAACCTCATCCATCCACAGTAACAACTTGCAACCATTTTCTTAGAGTCAGCTAATCTGccttaaaaactttatttttgaaACCAAAAGTGGTCATCAAACCGCAATTTATCTTGGGGGAGAAGCAATCATGTGGTAACCAGTTCAATCCAGTTTTGACCATTATTCCACAGAACTAATAGTTTGAAGTGATACTATGAAAAATGGCATTGTTTGGATCTATGTTTGTGTTTAACATGACTTCCAGATCTAAATACTCCGTTTACAAATTTTGTTCTAGCTGCAAATTCAACCTGGAATCTAAGACTTAAGACTTTTCAAGGACCCTCACTAAAGGTTCCGCATCCCATATTAGGCCCTCCGTGGTACCTGTGCAACCCCAATTACCTTCATTGGGGTTGCGTAAGTAATACTGACTAGAGTTTAGTGAACAATTCTGTTAATATTGCTGAAGAAAGAATGTAGTATAGCTTAGGGATGCAGTTTCATACCTTTTGGAGCTTAGGACTGGATGTAACTACACATACCGACATGAAATGCAGCTATTTCTAGAGTGGAGGGTGGCAGCAAGCCAGCACACAGCCTGCATCATCACAGTGCTATAATGAGGGAGGGATATTTCTGGCCAAAATAATCAGACTAAAACCCTTACTCTCGATAAAGGAACAGGAATATCTTTCACCTCCAAACAAAGCAGAAAGGATCCTCCCGATTccaccccattttttttttttttagaagtgtCATAAGGAAGCAGACTGCAAAATACTTAAATTGATGGCCTTGGAAGAATGATGGACTGAGCTGTCTCTGTCAGGATCTTAACCCCATACTTCCATAGAGATTTAGGTATTTTAAATTGAAGCTCAGACTATGTCATCCTCTTTATCATATATAAATGCCATtctgaaaaataactgaaaaaagtCAGAGTTTAAAGCCAGGAGGAAACATCAGATTATCTAACATCACAGGACACCAACACCACCCGCACACAGTAAAACcggcaaccaaaattagaccaaagaaTTACAGCCAACAGGAAACTAGACTATTATatgtcacaggcagagaacaggaaggacAGGGGTGCAACCAGTGCCAGAGTCTCCTGCAATGGCAGCAAAATGATTAAATTAAATATGCCCAGATAATCTCAGCAAGTGACCAGCACTCCATGatgcaggggaaggtgaaaaaaccctaaGGGTCACAGCCAATCTGACttgtgggaaaattccttcccaactctacATAAAGAAATCAGTTAGACCTCGGTATGTAAGCAAGAACCATCCAGCTGAGAGAACACGCTTGGACCCACCTCAGAGCACTGACCcaccccatccagtgtcccatctccagccatgggcatctctgatgcttcagaggaaaaagaaaaacacccaCCAGAATACATCAGGGGCCAGGAGAAATCCCTTCTTGATCCTTACAGGCGACCAACTGAAGCCCTGAAGTATGAGCTTTTTGGAACATAAGATGTAaagcagaagggaccaccagggctgctgagccctgcccacATCATCATGAGCCACCCCATCGTACAATTCCATTCATAAATTTGTTCAGCTCTCTCAAAACTAATTATGTTACTTGCCCCACAACTTctattgggaggctgtttcaGAACCTGACCCCTCCTGATGGTCAGACAATTTCTTGTCATTTCCATCATGAATTTGCTCCCAACCAATTTATATCCATTCGTTTCTTGTGCCAACAGTATCCTTCAATTTACGTAGCTCTTTACCCTCCCTGCCCTGGTGTTTACCATTCCCCGTCAAATGTCTTTATAAAGCACAGTCATATCcactctcagctttctttttgctGAGCTCTTCTAGTCTTGTCTCAAACTACATGCTCTCCATTTCCCTTTGTAAAAAGCTTTATACACAAAAAGTTAGAATTACAAGAATTGAGGTTCTAAAATTTCCATTGCTAGCTCAGACTGAAGGACTAAATTAGACAAAGCTGTGATATTTTCTAAACATTTATCTAAAAGGAAGGTATTTTACGTGTCTAAACAAAAATCCTGCAAACTTGCTTTCCAACCACATCAGACAAAATAAGCCACTTCCATTAGGCTATCATGGATGAGAAGCATCAAAACATTATGAAAAAGTTAATTTTGTTTCAGATACATTCCCATTACCTTCTTGAGCTCAGCAAAACAGGAGAGCAGCAGACACAACTCACAGTCCCATGACCCTGCTTTTGCATTGTTCAGATGTTTCTTACAACACATCATTTTCTGTCCAATATGGATTTCCCTGATTTATTAAGTTCCCTGGCAGCTCTATAAACAGTTCAGTTACAAATGTAATTCTTGGCATCTCACTGAGGTCTTGGgtcattcaaaacaaaacaagagtatCTTCGCTATACAGATACTTTAAGAGTAAAAGGACCCCTTTCAAAGGTCAGTACAACAAATATACATTCTGAACAAACAAATTGTGTTAAATACCATATTTTTTCCTCTCAAATATTTATCTTAatcattttattaaagaaaaatttaaaccaaatactgtgtgtatatatattacatacacaTATCCCTCCTTCACTTAACTCAaagcttcttaaatatttatGATGGAAGAGAAATACAATATTTTAGCTATGAATAATTTACACTGCTGATCTCAGAAGGATTCAATTAGGTATTTATCTGAACTTTTATGCATAACCTCCTCATAAGGAGCTGTGTGATTCACAGAATATCATCCTCTTGAAAACTGAAACACTGCATTTAACGTTTCTGCCTAAGCATGTGCAGGAGACTATACATTCCACATTCCATCACACTCACCAGACACACCTGCAATATCAAAATATAACAGAATGAGTTAGAGAAGCCTCAACTTTGAATTTTGTTGCTTTCATCACCCTCTGTCACtgcataaatatttatttattccttAAAACTTTATAAAGAGAACACAGGCTCTTTAGAACATCTTACTCCTCCCAACCTGTAAGAACTATTGATTACTAATTGCTTACGTAAAACAATATTAGGGAGTTTTTACAAATGCATACAGAACTTCATGTTAGTTAATATATTATATTCCATGATATCAACCTGTGCAAAAGTGCAAGAAGAGGAGGCAAACATCAAATAGCTAACTAAAAATCTTACCCACTGGTGAACATTTCCCCCAATTTTAGCTTCCAAGCCTTTAAGTAAAAGTTTAAAAATTTTAGTATAAGAGTACAAAAAGTTCACATCTACACAGATATATGAGACAAAAGATGTTTTATAATCAAACTGTACAATTTCACACAGTGAAATCCACTATttgttaccatccaatttttaagttctcaccCATTTTGACTTTATAAATTACACCAGTGAGACAGCAAGGAGATAGCAAGCATCTATGCCCATGACAAGTCCTAGACCATCATTATGTCAGAGATAACTCAACCATTTATCACACTTATTCCACAGCTAATTTTGCATGCAACAGTTTTATTGGTTGTATAAGGAAGACTGCACAGACGGTGAATTACTTGGCTCAACTGCCACAGTTCTTCAAAACAATACACACAACACAACCAGCATACACAATAACTCAAACACACAGAGCACCTCACCTCACCCCCATCATTTGATCACATGCAGAAATTCACACAACTCTCCCACCACAACACAGGCACCAATCAACACAACCACCCACAGAACACAATCAGCACATGTAATAACTCCAAACATCACTCAGAAGCCTAGAACGACCATTGAGTCAGTGGCAAGCAATGAAAACCGCTACaagcatgtctgagagctcttTCTGTTCAGAACAGCACCAGGTTCAATCACCACTGAGATTCATGGCCTGTTACCATCTAATTTTTTACttctcagcttttttttaaaaaaaacacagggaTTTAGGAGTTACATCCATGCAATAGCATGGGCTTTCTGCTGCTTTTATCAATTTTCTTTGGATGACTGAAAGAGGAAACCTCAGCTCCACAAGGGACAATCGATTTTATTAGTGGAATTTAGGAGTAGGATAGACAAAGTAGTTAGAGTCAGACAAACAAGTTGAACTTTTGAACTTCAGTAAAACTTGATTATAATTTTTACATAATTCTCCTCAATTGCTAAGCACCTTTTCATTTCCTAATTTTAGCCAGGATCACAACTGGAAGGAATAAAATACTGGAAGTCAGGCTATTCTCAACATCCTACCCAACCAGAACCAGGAAGTAGCAGAAAATGtattacaaagcttatgctccCTAGATTTTTAGGCCTGAAGACGTTCAGATAAACTTCAGAACTTTTTAATGATGACCCAAACATCTGAACCAAAATGCTGGATAAACTGAAGAGCGAACAATCTTGCAGTATTCCAGGGGAGGTAGAAACTTTGCATGAACCACAGCGGTGCAGAGGAAGGGATGGATTCAGATATGTTTTAGAAAGAGAAGCCTGCAGAGATGTTTTGGCCACTAACTGCACCTTAGATACCAGGGATCTTAGCTCCTCCCTCTGATCTTGTGGAAGGTTCTCAATGCATGGCAACACCTTGCCCCAGTTCATATATCTGTAGTTTAAGAATACTGCCTGGTAATTGTAAATATGCATCTGGAGACCAGCTGAGGAATAGATCTTCCTGCCAAACAAATCAAGCTTTTTAGGGTCTTTTTTTCCCTAGGAGTCATCTTGGGAAGCCTCTGTTGCTTGGATCTTTCACGTTACTAACATTACTTGCAAAATTAATTCCCTGCAAACGCCATGAAATTTAATACTTTGCCATTTACACTGTTGTgaattttctaaaaaataaaaatcatgattCCCAAAGGGCCCTAGCTATAAAACATGCTTTTCAATCTTCTACTCTTTCTTGTatctcttctctgaaacctctccaatttatcagcaaccttcttcaattgtggacacaagaactagACACATTATTCCAGAATCAGTTACATCAATGCCACATAAAGATGTAAAAaaccctctctgctcctacttgagatttccctgtttatgcatccaaggattgcattggcctttttggccacagtgttgcactaagcgctcatgttcagctaattaaccaccataacccccaaatctttttcaggatcactgcttcccaagagagTCTCTCCCTATCCTATAAATCTGtcttacattatttttttctagatgtataactttatatttagccgtattaaaatatattattgatTGCTTGTGCtcagcttaccaagcgatccagatcactaTGTATCAGTGAGAcatcctcattatttaccacttcaccaatttttgtctcatctgcaaactttatcagtaatgattttatgttctcttttaggtcattaataaaaatgttaaacagtatagggccaagaaccaatctaAGCAGGACCCAACTAGAAACacctgctcagtgatgattccccatttacaattatattcaGAACTGTCAGCCAATGTTTAATTAATGTACTGTGTGTCATGTCAATgttgtttcattttcattctttAAGCAAActattaagtgataccaagtcaAATACCATACAGAAATTTACTACATCAACACCATTAtcattatcaaccaaacttgtaatctcatcaaagaaatATCGAGTTAGACACAATCTATTTTCCAAAAGCCCATGTTAATAGGCATTAATTATACTacactcctttaattctttattaattgagtctcgTATCAGCCGTTCCATTATCTCACCCTGGCTCAATGTCAGACTAACAGGCCTATCACTACTTGGGTCACCccattt of Natator depressus isolate rNatDep1 chromosome 4, rNatDep2.hap1, whole genome shotgun sequence contains these proteins:
- the ANKRD50 gene encoding ankyrin repeat domain-containing protein 50 isoform X2 gives rise to the protein MLNQLHIKSSGCFLYLERVLDGVVENFIMLREIRDIPGTLNGLYLWLCQRLFVRKQFAKVQPILNVILAACRPLTTIELYHAVWTKNMTLTMEDFQRKLDVLSKVLVDGLGNTKILFHYSFAEWLLDVKHCTQKYLCNAAEGHRMLAMSYTCRAKDLTPLEAQEFALHLINSNLQLETSELALWMIWNGTPVKDSLSTLIPKEQEVLQLLVKAGAHVNSEDDRTSCIVRQALEREDSIRTLLDNGASVNQCDSNGRTLLANAAYSGNLDVVNLLVSRGADLEIEDTHGQTALTLAARQGHTKVVNCLIGCGANVNHTDHDGWTALRSAAWGGHTEVVSALLYAGVKVDCADADSRTALRAAAWGGHEDIVLNLLQHGAEVNKADNEGRTALIAAAYMGHKEIVEHLLDHGAEVNHEDVDGRTALSVAALCVPASKGHASVVSLLIDRGAEVDHCDKDGMTPLLVAAYEGHVDVVDLLLEGGADVDHTDNNGRTPLLAAASMGHASVVNTLLFWGAAVDSIDSEGRTVLSIASAQGNVEVVRTLLDRGLDENHRDDAGWTPLHMAAFEGHRLICEALIEQGARTNEIDNDGRIPFILAAQEGHYDCVQILLENKSNIDQRGYDGRNSLRVAALEGHRDIVELLFSHGADVNYKDADGRPTLYILALENQLTMAEYFLENGANVEASDAEGRTALHVSCWQGHLEMVQILITYHADVNAADNEKRSALQSAAWQGHVKVVRLLIEHGALVDHTCNQGATALCIAAQEGHIDVVQILLEHGADPNHADQFGRTAMRVAAKNGHSQIIKLLEKYGASSLNGCTPSPVHTMEQKPLQSVSSKMQSLTIKSNSSGSTGGGDMQPTMRGLSNGPAHAFSSPSESPDSTVDRQKSSLSNNSLKSSKNSSLRTTSSTATAQTVPIDSFHSMSFTEQIQQHSLPRSRSRQSIVSPSSTTHSLSQNHNSPSSEFEWSQVKPSLKSTKANKGGKTENSSKSGSAGKKIKQSSSSQSKVLEYEMTQFDKRIPVAKSGTSVPLKSMPAESQCKILVPPSQQEVCRPQQQFLIHQQSGEQKKRNGIMTNPNYHLQSNQVFLGRVSVPRTGQERGLQEVLEGYPSETELSLKQALKLQLEGTDPSFNYKKETPL